The Ascaphus truei isolate aAscTru1 chromosome 11, aAscTru1.hap1, whole genome shotgun sequence genome includes a window with the following:
- the LOC142463585 gene encoding nuclear factor 7, brain-like isoform X2 codes for MAAGNISGDLNCTLCNHIFTEPVLVPCGHNFCRACLQREWTSVDGESSGGDVRCPICRQECPGGDYSPNWVLANLVEIVKRTATQEKRQRGEGQEQLCEEHGKKKCLFCLQDKTMCCLVCRDSTQHAQHPFLPLQEAATAMKDQLGSVITPLETKLQHLQQTVRKQEREIREHEFEDLHNHLRVQEQKLKGQLRQEQTATMMGMERNLTNLRQESQKMQETITSSQAKKDMTDVKDFLMGIDDFLNKFHMEQTEEDDALNKVECSTLNRGMYSGPIQYTAWKAMRSILNPGTSNVTLDPDTGHPCLRISEDRTTISYQTEIVKVLDTPKRYFPNVCVLGFGGFTLGKHYWEVDVGGKVEWELGVAREGCIRKGDFTLTPEDGYWTIQRTKNGVYSALSSPPKVLVLGVQPRRIGVYVDYTGGQVSFYNACSMSHLYTFTWLFNERLFPFFSPCGNEREEIRVFHPKV; via the exons ATGGCAGCTGGGAATATCTCTGGAGACCTCAACTGCACCCTGTGCAACCACATCTTCACCGAGCCTGTGCTTGTCCCTTGTGGACACAACTTTTGTCGTGCCTGCCTGCAGAGAGAGTGGACATCTGTGGATGGAGAGAGCAGTGGAGGGGATGTGAGGTGCCCCATCTGCAGGCAGGAATGTCCTGGGGGGGACTATTCCCCAAACTGGGTATTGGCTAATTTGGTGGAGATAGTAAAAAGAACAGCAACCCAGGAGaagaggcagaggggagagggacaggagcagCTCTGTGAGGAGCATGGCAAGAAAAAGTGTCTGTTCTGTCTCCAGGACAAGACGATGTGCTGCTTGGTGTGCCGGGATTCCACCCAACACGCCCAGCACCCCTTCCTACCACTGCAGGAAGCAGCCACAGCCATGAAG GATCAGCTGGGCAGTGTTATTACCCCACTGGAAACCAAACTCCAACACCTTCAGCAAACCGTCAGAAAACAGGAACGAGAGATCAGAGAGCATGAG TTTGAGGATCTCCATAACCACCTGCGGGTGCAGGAGCAGAAACTAAAAGGGCAGCTGAGGCAAGAGCAGACGGCAACCATGATGGGCATGGAGAGAAATCTCACCAACCTGAGGCAGGAAAGCCAGAAGATGCAGGAGACCATCACTAGCTCACAAGCCAAGAAAGACATGACGGACGTAAAGGACTTTCTTATG GGCATTGACGACTTCCTAAATAA GTTTCACATGGAACAGACGGAGGAGGACGACGCACTGAATAAGGTGGAATGTTCCACACTGAACCGGGGAATGTACAGTGGTCCCATCCAGTACACAGCATGGAAAGCAATGAGATCCATCCTCAACCCAG gCACTTCCAACGTAACTCTGGATCCAGACACTGGTCACCCGTGCCTACGCATCTCAGAAGACCGCACAACCATATCGTACCAAACAGAAATTGTCAAAGTGTTAGACACCCCAAAGAGATATTTCCCAAACGTCTGCGTTCTTGGATTTGGGGGATTCACTTTGGGGAAGCATTACTGGGAGGTAGACGTTGGGGGGAAGGTAGAATGGGAGCTAGGGGTGGCAAGGGAGGGGTGCATTAGGAAAGGGGACTTCACCTTAACACCAGAAGATGGTTATTGGACCATCCAGCGTACCAAAAATGGTGTTTACTCAGCCCTATCGTCCCCACCCAAGGTTCTGGTGCTGGGGGTCCAGCCCAGGAGGATTGGTGTGTATGTGGATTACACTGGAGGACAGGTGTCCTTTTACAATGCGTGCAGCATGtcccatttatatacatttaCGTGGTTGTTTAATGAGCGTCTCTTCCCGTTCTTTTCTCCCTGTGGGAATGAGCGTGAGGAGATCAGAGTCTTCCATCCCAAAGTGTGA
- the LOC142463585 gene encoding nuclear factor 7, brain-like isoform X1: MAAGNISGDLNCTLCNHIFTEPVLVPCGHNFCRACLQREWTSVDGESSGGDVRCPICRQECPGGDYSPNWVLANLVEIVKRTATQEKRQRGEGQEQLCEEHGKKKCLFCLQDKTMCCLVCRDSTQHAQHPFLPLQEAATAMKDQLGSVITPLETKLQHLQQTVRKQEREIREHEMSGRQLETHISSQFEDLHNHLRVQEQKLKGQLRQEQTATMMGMERNLTNLRQESQKMQETITSSQAKKDMTDVKDFLMGIDDFLNKFHMEQTEEDDALNKVECSTLNRGMYSGPIQYTAWKAMRSILNPGTSNVTLDPDTGHPCLRISEDRTTISYQTEIVKVLDTPKRYFPNVCVLGFGGFTLGKHYWEVDVGGKVEWELGVAREGCIRKGDFTLTPEDGYWTIQRTKNGVYSALSSPPKVLVLGVQPRRIGVYVDYTGGQVSFYNACSMSHLYTFTWLFNERLFPFFSPCGNEREEIRVFHPKV, translated from the exons ATGGCAGCTGGGAATATCTCTGGAGACCTCAACTGCACCCTGTGCAACCACATCTTCACCGAGCCTGTGCTTGTCCCTTGTGGACACAACTTTTGTCGTGCCTGCCTGCAGAGAGAGTGGACATCTGTGGATGGAGAGAGCAGTGGAGGGGATGTGAGGTGCCCCATCTGCAGGCAGGAATGTCCTGGGGGGGACTATTCCCCAAACTGGGTATTGGCTAATTTGGTGGAGATAGTAAAAAGAACAGCAACCCAGGAGaagaggcagaggggagagggacaggagcagCTCTGTGAGGAGCATGGCAAGAAAAAGTGTCTGTTCTGTCTCCAGGACAAGACGATGTGCTGCTTGGTGTGCCGGGATTCCACCCAACACGCCCAGCACCCCTTCCTACCACTGCAGGAAGCAGCCACAGCCATGAAG GATCAGCTGGGCAGTGTTATTACCCCACTGGAAACCAAACTCCAACACCTTCAGCAAACCGTCAGAAAACAGGAACGAGAGATCAGAGAGCATGAG ATGAGCGGCCGCCAACTGGAGACTCACATTTCATCTCAGTTTGAGGATCTCCATAACCACCTGCGGGTGCAGGAGCAGAAACTAAAAGGGCAGCTGAGGCAAGAGCAGACGGCAACCATGATGGGCATGGAGAGAAATCTCACCAACCTGAGGCAGGAAAGCCAGAAGATGCAGGAGACCATCACTAGCTCACAAGCCAAGAAAGACATGACGGACGTAAAGGACTTTCTTATG GGCATTGACGACTTCCTAAATAA GTTTCACATGGAACAGACGGAGGAGGACGACGCACTGAATAAGGTGGAATGTTCCACACTGAACCGGGGAATGTACAGTGGTCCCATCCAGTACACAGCATGGAAAGCAATGAGATCCATCCTCAACCCAG gCACTTCCAACGTAACTCTGGATCCAGACACTGGTCACCCGTGCCTACGCATCTCAGAAGACCGCACAACCATATCGTACCAAACAGAAATTGTCAAAGTGTTAGACACCCCAAAGAGATATTTCCCAAACGTCTGCGTTCTTGGATTTGGGGGATTCACTTTGGGGAAGCATTACTGGGAGGTAGACGTTGGGGGGAAGGTAGAATGGGAGCTAGGGGTGGCAAGGGAGGGGTGCATTAGGAAAGGGGACTTCACCTTAACACCAGAAGATGGTTATTGGACCATCCAGCGTACCAAAAATGGTGTTTACTCAGCCCTATCGTCCCCACCCAAGGTTCTGGTGCTGGGGGTCCAGCCCAGGAGGATTGGTGTGTATGTGGATTACACTGGAGGACAGGTGTCCTTTTACAATGCGTGCAGCATGtcccatttatatacatttaCGTGGTTGTTTAATGAGCGTCTCTTCCCGTTCTTTTCTCCCTGTGGGAATGAGCGTGAGGAGATCAGAGTCTTCCATCCCAAAGTGTGA
- the LOC142463585 gene encoding nuclear factor 7, brain-like isoform X3, translating into MAAGNISGDLNCTLCNHIFTEPVLVPCGHNFCRACLQREWTSVDGESSGGDVRCPICRQECPGGDYSPNWVLANLVEIVKRTATQEKRQRGEGQEQLCEEHGKKKCLFCLQDKTMCCLVCRDSTQHAQHPFLPLQEAATAMKMSGRQLETHISSQFEDLHNHLRVQEQKLKGQLRQEQTATMMGMERNLTNLRQESQKMQETITSSQAKKDMTDVKDFLMGIDDFLNKFHMEQTEEDDALNKVECSTLNRGMYSGPIQYTAWKAMRSILNPGTSNVTLDPDTGHPCLRISEDRTTISYQTEIVKVLDTPKRYFPNVCVLGFGGFTLGKHYWEVDVGGKVEWELGVAREGCIRKGDFTLTPEDGYWTIQRTKNGVYSALSSPPKVLVLGVQPRRIGVYVDYTGGQVSFYNACSMSHLYTFTWLFNERLFPFFSPCGNEREEIRVFHPKV; encoded by the exons ATGGCAGCTGGGAATATCTCTGGAGACCTCAACTGCACCCTGTGCAACCACATCTTCACCGAGCCTGTGCTTGTCCCTTGTGGACACAACTTTTGTCGTGCCTGCCTGCAGAGAGAGTGGACATCTGTGGATGGAGAGAGCAGTGGAGGGGATGTGAGGTGCCCCATCTGCAGGCAGGAATGTCCTGGGGGGGACTATTCCCCAAACTGGGTATTGGCTAATTTGGTGGAGATAGTAAAAAGAACAGCAACCCAGGAGaagaggcagaggggagagggacaggagcagCTCTGTGAGGAGCATGGCAAGAAAAAGTGTCTGTTCTGTCTCCAGGACAAGACGATGTGCTGCTTGGTGTGCCGGGATTCCACCCAACACGCCCAGCACCCCTTCCTACCACTGCAGGAAGCAGCCACAGCCATGAAG ATGAGCGGCCGCCAACTGGAGACTCACATTTCATCTCAGTTTGAGGATCTCCATAACCACCTGCGGGTGCAGGAGCAGAAACTAAAAGGGCAGCTGAGGCAAGAGCAGACGGCAACCATGATGGGCATGGAGAGAAATCTCACCAACCTGAGGCAGGAAAGCCAGAAGATGCAGGAGACCATCACTAGCTCACAAGCCAAGAAAGACATGACGGACGTAAAGGACTTTCTTATG GGCATTGACGACTTCCTAAATAA GTTTCACATGGAACAGACGGAGGAGGACGACGCACTGAATAAGGTGGAATGTTCCACACTGAACCGGGGAATGTACAGTGGTCCCATCCAGTACACAGCATGGAAAGCAATGAGATCCATCCTCAACCCAG gCACTTCCAACGTAACTCTGGATCCAGACACTGGTCACCCGTGCCTACGCATCTCAGAAGACCGCACAACCATATCGTACCAAACAGAAATTGTCAAAGTGTTAGACACCCCAAAGAGATATTTCCCAAACGTCTGCGTTCTTGGATTTGGGGGATTCACTTTGGGGAAGCATTACTGGGAGGTAGACGTTGGGGGGAAGGTAGAATGGGAGCTAGGGGTGGCAAGGGAGGGGTGCATTAGGAAAGGGGACTTCACCTTAACACCAGAAGATGGTTATTGGACCATCCAGCGTACCAAAAATGGTGTTTACTCAGCCCTATCGTCCCCACCCAAGGTTCTGGTGCTGGGGGTCCAGCCCAGGAGGATTGGTGTGTATGTGGATTACACTGGAGGACAGGTGTCCTTTTACAATGCGTGCAGCATGtcccatttatatacatttaCGTGGTTGTTTAATGAGCGTCTCTTCCCGTTCTTTTCTCCCTGTGGGAATGAGCGTGAGGAGATCAGAGTCTTCCATCCCAAAGTGTGA